A genome region from Candidatus Binatia bacterium includes the following:
- a CDS encoding DNA-processing protein DprA gives MDKETAFHAIMLSELPQVGDKAAARILALNRERHHSFATFFRLPEAVLREDYRLHPTAITRLCSQRQEHETRCQWLLDQLATAGGDAYLPDAAAYPGRVRRRLEPPPAVLYSFGSPAPLRAPTLAVLNSRTLGEQAVSASLAAVQAAATQGFTLVSGGMKTTHRIAAVAGRAAAAARVIVLDRGIFATFGARLDRDPFGFGPGRMALDAERTLVLSPFRLMDHAVPRNGPRRDELVAALADVIIAVHARPGGEIERVCLEALDRGQCVLSWYGENAGLVAAGATAIEEADLRGLSRYLTR, from the coding sequence ATGGATAAGGAGACGGCGTTCCATGCCATCATGCTTTCGGAGTTGCCCCAGGTGGGCGACAAGGCGGCGGCGCGCATCCTGGCGTTGAACCGGGAACGCCATCACAGCTTCGCCACGTTCTTCCGCCTCCCCGAAGCCGTGCTGCGTGAGGATTACCGGCTGCATCCGACCGCGATCACGCGGCTGTGCTCGCAGCGGCAGGAGCACGAGACCCGGTGCCAATGGCTTCTCGATCAGTTGGCAACGGCCGGCGGCGACGCCTACCTGCCGGACGCGGCAGCGTATCCCGGACGCGTGCGGCGGCGACTCGAGCCGCCACCCGCCGTGCTCTACAGCTTCGGGTCTCCGGCTCCGCTACGCGCGCCGACGTTGGCGGTGCTCAACTCACGCACGCTCGGCGAGCAGGCGGTTTCGGCAAGCTTGGCGGCGGTGCAAGCCGCCGCAACGCAGGGGTTCACGCTGGTCAGCGGCGGCATGAAGACGACCCATCGCATCGCCGCGGTCGCCGGCCGCGCCGCGGCAGCAGCCCGGGTCATCGTGTTGGACCGAGGCATCTTCGCCACCTTCGGCGCCCGCCTCGACCGTGATCCGTTCGGTTTCGGACCGGGCCGCATGGCATTGGACGCCGAACGGACGTTGGTGCTGTCACCCTTCCGGCTGATGGATCACGCCGTGCCGCGCAACGGCCCCCGCCGCGACGAGCTGGTCGCGGCGCTCGCGGACGTCATCATCGCCGTCCATGCCCGCCCCGGCGGCGAGATCGAGCGCGTCTGCCTCGAAGCCCTGGACCGCGGCCAATGCGTCTTGTCCTGGTACGGCGAAAATGCCGGTCTGGTAGCCGCCGGCGCAACGGCGATCGAGGAAGCGGATCTGCGCGGCTTGAGCCGCTACCTCACCCGGTAA
- a CDS encoding aldehyde dehydrogenase family protein: protein MHPLLIGDRRPTGQSVIRVIEPALGEPFDEVAAAGPSDLEAAVTAAKAAYPTWAALTPVARAEVLFRFADVVRAHAEELAVLEARNVGKPIGDARWEAGHVADTLRYYAGAADKFCGQTISVKKGGLDITLHDPLGVVGLIVPWNFPMVIATWKLAPALACGNTVVLKPASLTPLTALRLGELGLEAGVPPGVLNVVPGPGAAIGAALAAHPDVAKIGFTGETATGRAIMTAAAGTIKRIGLELGGKSPNIIFADVDIGEVAREAVASVFANAGQDCCARSRVIVERRIAGQFVDAMTVATQALAIGDPLAEATQMGPLVSASQRERAESYIAIGKTEGARLVCGGERLHGPGYFLRPAVFAEARPRMRIVDEEIFGPVAVVMTFETEDEAVAIANDTIYGLSGSLWTNDLKRGLRVARAVRTGVLSVNSSASVHLQAPFGGYQQSGLGRELGMHAMEHYTEVKNIYFETA from the coding sequence ATGCATCCGTTGTTGATTGGCGATCGGCGGCCCACTGGTCAGAGTGTGATCCGCGTCATCGAGCCGGCGCTCGGCGAGCCCTTCGACGAAGTGGCTGCGGCCGGCCCGAGTGATCTGGAAGCCGCTGTGACGGCGGCGAAAGCAGCGTACCCAACGTGGGCCGCGTTGACGCCGGTGGCGCGCGCCGAGGTCCTGTTTCGCTTTGCCGATGTCGTCCGCGCCCACGCCGAAGAGCTGGCGGTGCTCGAAGCGCGCAACGTCGGCAAGCCGATCGGCGACGCGCGCTGGGAAGCGGGTCACGTCGCCGACACCTTGCGCTACTACGCCGGCGCCGCCGACAAGTTCTGCGGGCAGACCATCTCGGTGAAGAAGGGGGGCCTCGACATCACGCTGCACGACCCGCTCGGTGTCGTCGGCCTCATCGTGCCGTGGAACTTCCCGATGGTGATCGCGACCTGGAAGCTTGCCCCCGCGCTCGCCTGCGGCAATACCGTCGTGCTCAAGCCGGCGAGCCTGACGCCACTGACAGCGCTGCGCCTGGGTGAGTTGGGGCTCGAGGCGGGTGTGCCACCGGGCGTGCTCAACGTCGTGCCGGGGCCGGGGGCGGCCATAGGCGCGGCGCTGGCGGCGCATCCGGATGTGGCGAAGATCGGTTTCACCGGCGAGACGGCCACCGGCCGCGCCATCATGACCGCGGCGGCAGGTACCATCAAGCGCATCGGTCTCGAGCTCGGTGGTAAGTCGCCGAACATCATCTTTGCCGACGTGGACATCGGGGAGGTAGCCCGCGAGGCGGTGGCGTCGGTGTTCGCCAACGCCGGCCAAGATTGCTGCGCGCGCTCGCGCGTCATCGTGGAGCGCCGCATTGCCGGGCAGTTCGTCGACGCGATGACGGTTGCGACGCAGGCGCTCGCCATTGGTGATCCGCTGGCCGAGGCGACGCAGATGGGTCCGCTGGTGTCGGCGAGCCAACGCGAGCGTGCCGAGTCGTACATTGCGATCGGCAAGACCGAAGGCGCCCGCTTGGTCTGCGGCGGTGAGCGGCTGCACGGGCCGGGGTATTTCCTGCGCCCGGCAGTGTTCGCCGAGGCGCGGCCGCGGATGCGCATCGTCGACGAGGAGATCTTCGGCCCCGTCGCCGTGGTCATGACATTCGAGACCGAAGACGAAGCGGTGGCGATCGCCAACGACACGATCTACGGATTGTCCGGTTCGTTGTGGACCAACGACCTCAAGCGCGGCCTGCGCGTGGCGCGCGCCGTGCGCACCGGCGTCCTTTCAGTGAACTCCTCAGCGAGCGTTCACCTCCAAGCCCCTTTCGGCGGCTACCAGCAGTCCGGCCTCGGCCGCGAGCTCGGCATGCACGCCATGGAGCACTACACCGAGGTGAAGAACATCTACTTCGAGACGGCGTAG
- a CDS encoding glucose 1-dehydrogenase, whose amino-acid sequence MLRRLENKVALITGAGGGIGRAAAKLFAAEGARVVAVDADERAGRAAVDEVNARGGTAAFIRADVSKAADVQAMIAFAESQFGALHVLFNNAGIFPDADGSVVDTDEAVFDHVIAVNLKGVFLGCKYGIPALLRAGGGSVINTASFVAVIGSATSQSAYTASKGGVLALTREIAIEFARRGIRANALCPGPVNTPLLQSLLADPARRARRLVHLPMGRLAEPEEIAAAALYLASGESSYVNGTAFLVDGGTTGAYVTAE is encoded by the coding sequence ATGCTGAGACGTTTGGAAAACAAGGTCGCATTGATCACTGGCGCAGGCGGCGGCATTGGCCGCGCCGCGGCCAAACTGTTCGCCGCCGAGGGGGCACGGGTCGTAGCCGTTGATGCCGACGAACGGGCCGGCCGCGCGGCCGTCGATGAGGTCAACGCGCGCGGTGGCACCGCTGCCTTCATCCGCGCCGACGTGAGTAAGGCCGCCGACGTGCAGGCGATGATCGCGTTTGCCGAGTCCCAGTTCGGCGCGTTGCACGTGCTGTTCAATAATGCGGGAATCTTTCCCGACGCCGACGGCTCCGTCGTCGATACCGACGAGGCGGTGTTCGATCACGTCATCGCCGTGAACCTGAAGGGTGTCTTCCTGGGCTGCAAATACGGTATTCCCGCATTGCTGCGCGCCGGCGGTGGTTCGGTTATCAACACCGCGTCGTTCGTTGCGGTGATCGGCTCAGCGACCTCGCAGAGCGCCTACACGGCATCCAAGGGCGGCGTGCTGGCGCTGACGCGGGAGATCGCCATCGAGTTTGCCCGCCGTGGCATTCGCGCCAATGCCTTGTGTCCGGGGCCGGTGAATACGCCGCTGTTGCAGTCGCTGCTCGCCGATCCTGCGCGTCGTGCGCGCCGCCTTGTGCACTTGCCGATGGGTCGGCTGGCGGAGCCGGAAGAGATTGCCGCCGCTGCGCTGTATCTCGCCTCCGGCGAATCGTCGTACGTCAACGGCACCGCCTTCCTGGTCGACGGCGGGACCACGGGCGCGTACGTCACGGCGGAATAG
- a CDS encoding gamma-glutamyl-gamma-aminobutyrate hydrolase family protein, whose amino-acid sequence MSRPLVIGISSYARDGQPPAFSLPCGYVDGVRAAGATPLVLPPGEPEPARLLDLVDGLILAGGGDIAPAAYGGEPHETIYMVSEERDQFEFALARAALARPCLALLCICRGMQVLNVVCGGTLHVHVPKRFGDRVPHRLPPRLASRHSVRLEPSSRVGRMLGATQTEVCSWHHQAIDRLGDGLRPVAWAEDGVIEAVEHTEHPWCIGVQWHPEMQLDEAPQRGLFAALVAAAGRKR is encoded by the coding sequence ATGTCGCGTCCACTCGTGATCGGCATCTCATCGTACGCGCGTGACGGGCAGCCGCCGGCCTTCAGCTTGCCGTGCGGCTACGTCGACGGCGTGCGTGCGGCGGGCGCCACGCCGCTGGTGTTGCCGCCGGGTGAACCAGAACCGGCGCGCTTGCTCGATCTCGTCGATGGACTCATCCTCGCCGGCGGCGGCGACATCGCACCTGCCGCCTACGGTGGCGAGCCGCACGAGACGATTTACATGGTGTCGGAGGAGCGCGACCAGTTTGAGTTCGCCCTGGCGCGCGCGGCGCTCGCCCGGCCCTGCCTGGCGTTGCTGTGCATCTGTCGCGGCATGCAGGTGCTCAACGTCGTGTGCGGCGGGACCCTGCATGTGCATGTCCCCAAGCGTTTCGGCGACCGCGTGCCGCACCGGCTGCCGCCGCGTCTCGCCTCACGGCACTCCGTGCGCCTCGAGCCGAGCAGCCGTGTGGGGCGGATGCTGGGCGCCACGCAGACAGAGGTGTGCTCGTGGCATCATCAGGCGATCGATCGGCTCGGCGACGGGTTGCGTCCCGTGGCCTGGGCGGAAGACGGCGTGATCGAAGCCGTCGAGCACACCGAGCATCCGTGGTGCATCGGAGTGCAGTGGCATCCGGAGATGCAGCTCGATGAAGCGCCGCAGCGAGGGCTGTTTGCTGCGTTGGTGGCAGCGGCCGGGAGAAAGAGGTGA
- a CDS encoding glutamine synthetase family protein — protein sequence MLSETELRKSVQLGEIDTVLTAFPDLYGRLVGKRISGQFFCDEVLGHGMHVCDYLLACDMEMDPVPGYHFASWADGYGDVHCTPDLATLRRATWLERTVLALCDVHNEETGALVDVAPRTILKRQLERAAAMGVLPMGASELEFFVLRETYESAQRKSFENLEPFGWYVEDYHILQGAKVEGLIGAIRRHLAGSGVPVEFSKGEWGPGQHEINVRFTDFLEMADRHVIYKQIAKEVAIQQGLAVTFMAKFDERYAGSSAHLHSSLWSADGKTSLFAGSGGAFSGDLAQLPDHFRWWLGGLMRHARACTLLFAPYVNSYKRFRAGSFAPTGIAWSYDNRTAGFRIVGRGPSLRVECRMPGADANPYLAFAATLAAGLDGVANHIEPPPMFRGDVYAAGDLPTIPKSLPEAITEFESSALFRSAFGAEVVEHLLHFARTEQRKFDEVVTSWERRRFLERA from the coding sequence GTGCTGAGCGAGACGGAGCTGCGCAAGTCCGTCCAACTCGGCGAGATCGATACCGTGCTTACCGCGTTCCCCGACCTCTACGGCCGGTTGGTGGGGAAGCGCATCAGCGGCCAGTTTTTCTGCGACGAGGTGCTCGGGCACGGCATGCATGTCTGCGATTACCTGCTCGCCTGCGACATGGAGATGGACCCGGTGCCCGGCTACCACTTCGCGTCGTGGGCCGACGGCTACGGCGACGTGCATTGTACACCCGACCTGGCGACGCTGCGCCGCGCCACCTGGCTGGAGCGTACAGTGCTCGCGCTCTGCGACGTGCACAACGAAGAGACCGGCGCGCTGGTCGACGTGGCGCCGCGAACCATTCTCAAGCGCCAGTTGGAACGCGCCGCGGCGATGGGTGTCCTGCCCATGGGTGCTTCCGAACTGGAGTTCTTCGTGCTGCGCGAGACCTACGAGTCGGCGCAACGCAAGAGTTTCGAGAACCTCGAACCGTTCGGCTGGTACGTCGAGGACTACCACATCCTCCAAGGCGCGAAGGTCGAGGGGCTGATCGGCGCGATCCGCCGGCATCTCGCCGGCTCGGGTGTGCCGGTGGAGTTCTCCAAGGGCGAGTGGGGCCCCGGCCAGCACGAGATCAACGTGCGCTTCACCGACTTCCTGGAGATGGCGGACCGCCACGTGATCTACAAGCAGATCGCCAAGGAAGTGGCCATCCAGCAGGGGCTCGCGGTCACCTTCATGGCGAAGTTCGACGAGCGCTACGCCGGCAGCTCGGCACACCTGCACTCGAGCTTGTGGTCGGCGGACGGCAAGACATCGCTGTTCGCGGGCAGCGGCGGCGCGTTCAGCGGAGACCTGGCGCAACTGCCGGATCACTTCCGCTGGTGGCTCGGCGGCCTGATGCGCCACGCGCGCGCCTGCACGCTGCTGTTCGCGCCGTACGTCAACTCCTACAAGCGCTTCCGCGCCGGCTCGTTCGCGCCGACCGGGATTGCGTGGTCGTACGACAACCGCACCGCCGGCTTCCGCATCGTCGGTCGCGGCCCGTCGTTGCGGGTCGAGTGCCGCATGCCCGGCGCCGACGCCAACCCGTACCTGGCATTCGCGGCCACGCTGGCGGCCGGGCTGGACGGCGTGGCGAATCACATTGAGCCGCCGCCGATGTTTCGCGGCGACGTGTACGCCGCCGGCGATCTGCCCACCATACCGAAGAGCCTGCCCGAGGCGATCACCGAGTTCGAGTCGTCAGCGCTGTTCCGCAGCGCCTTCGGCGCGGAGGTGGTGGAGCATCTGCTGCACTTCGCGCGTACCGAGCAGCGCAAGTTCGACGAGGTGGTGACCTCGTGGGAGCGCCGGCGGTTTCTGGAGCGCGCCTGA
- a CDS encoding HAD-IB family hydrolase, producing MHAPLTREIDDGPSGPRVAAFFDVDRTLIAGFSTLQFLRDSVRNGLMKPADFAEAVVAAARFQLGYTGFSGFVTGSAAMLRGRSEAEFEEMSERIFTERLATQIYPESRALVQAHHRKAHTLAVVSAATPYQVEPLALELEIPHVLCTRLQVRQGRFTGKVARPTCYGEGKARAVRGFAAAHGIDLAQSYFYTDSDEDLPLLEIVGHPRPTNPNQGLAQIAATRGWPVRRFTSRGTPGIAAVLRTSLAVGSLVPSLLLGLPAGVLNRSWRRAINITLATWGELGTALAGVELQITGEEHLWSHRPAVFIFNHQSGLDMLLLCKLLRRDMIGIAKQEMRLNPIFGPALALAGTVFIDRFDRDKAIEALQPAVEALQQGLSIAIAPEGTRSPTPSVGRFKKGAFHLAMAAKVPIVPIVFRNTLDALPKHAVVVRPATVEVVVHPPIPTSAWKPEELDREIAAIHRLFVDTLNV from the coding sequence ATGCACGCACCACTCACCCGCGAGATCGACGACGGTCCTTCGGGTCCCCGCGTGGCGGCGTTCTTCGACGTTGACCGCACGCTGATTGCCGGCTTTTCGACCCTGCAGTTCCTGCGCGACAGCGTACGCAACGGTCTGATGAAACCGGCGGATTTTGCGGAGGCGGTGGTTGCGGCGGCGCGCTTCCAGCTCGGATACACCGGCTTCTCCGGTTTCGTCACCGGCTCGGCGGCAATGCTGCGCGGCCGTTCCGAGGCCGAGTTCGAGGAGATGAGTGAACGCATTTTCACGGAGAGACTAGCCACCCAGATCTATCCGGAGTCGCGAGCGCTGGTCCAAGCCCATCACCGCAAAGCCCACACCCTGGCGGTGGTGTCCGCGGCAACGCCCTACCAGGTCGAACCGCTGGCACTCGAGTTGGAGATTCCCCACGTGCTCTGTACCCGCCTGCAGGTGCGCCAGGGACGATTCACCGGCAAGGTTGCGCGGCCGACCTGTTATGGTGAGGGCAAGGCTCGGGCGGTACGCGGTTTTGCCGCCGCGCACGGCATCGATCTGGCGCAGAGCTACTTCTACACTGATAGTGACGAGGATCTACCGCTGCTTGAAATCGTCGGCCATCCCCGGCCGACGAACCCGAACCAAGGGTTGGCGCAGATCGCCGCCACACGCGGCTGGCCGGTTCGACGCTTTACCAGCCGGGGCACGCCCGGCATCGCCGCAGTGCTGCGAACGTCGCTTGCGGTCGGCAGCCTCGTCCCGTCGCTGCTCCTTGGTTTGCCGGCGGGCGTGCTGAACCGCAGTTGGCGGCGTGCCATCAACATCACCTTGGCGACCTGGGGTGAGCTGGGCACGGCGCTGGCGGGTGTGGAGCTACAAATCACAGGAGAAGAACACCTGTGGTCGCACCGCCCGGCGGTGTTCATCTTCAACCATCAGAGCGGGCTCGACATGCTGCTGCTCTGCAAGCTGCTGCGGCGCGACATGATCGGCATCGCCAAGCAGGAGATGCGACTGAATCCCATCTTCGGCCCCGCCTTGGCTCTGGCGGGAACCGTGTTCATCGACCGCTTCGACCGAGACAAGGCGATCGAGGCGCTGCAACCGGCGGTGGAAGCGTTGCAGCAAGGGCTGTCGATCGCGATTGCCCCTGAGGGCACGCGCAGTCCGACACCGAGTGTCGGCCGTTTCAAGAAGGGCGCCTTCCATCTTGCGATGGCGGCGAAGGTGCCGATCGTACCGATCGTCTTCCGCAACACGCTCGATGCGCTGCCCAAGCACGCCGTCGTCGTTCGGCCGGCAACCGTCGAGGTCGTCGTTCATCCACCGATACCGACCAGCGCTTGGAAACCCGAGGAGCTTGACCGGGAGATCGCGGCCATCCACCGTCTTTTTGTGGACACGCTCAATGTCTGA
- a CDS encoding PPOX class F420-dependent oxidoreductase, with protein MPESRAIKKLTKEAYISLATFRRNGKAVETPVWFAILGGKLYVVTDGTSAKVKRIRATKRVRVAPCDVWGGVSGDWIDGSGRILKEKGLIERAHAALRAKYGWQMWLLDTTSRVFGRIGRRAYLELSVGAAGVAPE; from the coding sequence ATGCCTGAGTCGCGCGCGATCAAGAAGCTGACCAAGGAGGCGTACATCAGCCTCGCTACCTTCCGGCGCAACGGCAAGGCCGTCGAAACGCCGGTGTGGTTCGCGATCCTGGGCGGCAAGCTCTACGTCGTCACCGACGGCACCTCGGCCAAGGTCAAGCGCATCCGTGCGACCAAGCGGGTGCGCGTCGCGCCGTGCGACGTCTGGGGAGGCGTGAGCGGGGACTGGATCGACGGCAGCGGACGAATCCTCAAAGAGAAGGGGCTCATTGAGCGCGCGCATGCCGCGCTACGCGCGAAGTATGGCTGGCAGATGTGGCTGCTCGACACGACCTCGCGTGTCTTCGGGCGTATCGGCCGCCGCGCCTATCTCGAGCTGTCAGTGGGTGCTGCGGGCGTGGCTCCTGAGTAA
- a CDS encoding GNAT family N-acetyltransferase, with amino-acid sequence MTRDDSVLIRRAEPRDVSAVGRFGAALVRAHHAFDSRRFLAPGPRVEEEYAHFLGTQLADEDVAIFVAERGGAIVGYVYAGLEPRSWKELRDVAGFIHDVVVDPGARGVGVGTRLIETAAAWLITRGAPRVMLWTAEKNRDAQRLFEQLGFRRTMIEMTREAQS; translated from the coding sequence ATGACAAGAGATGATTCGGTTCTCATTCGACGCGCCGAACCGCGGGATGTGTCCGCCGTCGGACGCTTCGGTGCCGCGCTCGTTCGTGCTCATCACGCCTTCGACTCACGTCGCTTCCTCGCGCCGGGGCCGCGAGTGGAAGAGGAATACGCCCACTTCCTCGGAACGCAGCTCGCAGACGAGGACGTGGCAATCTTCGTCGCCGAACGTGGCGGGGCGATCGTTGGCTACGTCTATGCGGGCCTCGAGCCGCGGTCGTGGAAGGAGCTGCGTGACGTCGCCGGCTTCATCCACGATGTCGTTGTCGACCCCGGCGCGCGCGGCGTCGGCGTCGGGACGCGTTTGATCGAGACCGCGGCCGCGTGGCTGATCACCCGCGGCGCACCGCGAGTGATGCTGTGGACGGCGGAGAAGAATCGCGATGCGCAACGGCTGTTCGAGCAACTCGGCTTCCGGCGCACGATGATCGAGATGACGCGAGAGGCTCAATCATAG